A genomic stretch from Lysobacter ciconiae includes:
- a CDS encoding NUDIX hydrolase: MSYREGRFWQPDVTVATVVERDGRLLIVEEASKGRLVLNQPAGHLEPDESLQEAAVREAREETRWDIRLTAFIGAYQWSAPALEPGGKARYYLRFAFVGEALGEDPSRTLDDGIARALWMTADELEQASDRHRSPLVWRTVADYLAGQRHPLSLLQQA; encoded by the coding sequence ATGAGCTACCGCGAAGGCCGTTTCTGGCAGCCCGACGTCACCGTGGCGACCGTCGTCGAGCGCGACGGCCGCCTGCTGATCGTCGAAGAGGCCTCCAAGGGCCGGCTGGTGCTGAACCAGCCCGCCGGCCACCTGGAGCCCGACGAGAGCCTGCAGGAGGCCGCCGTGCGGGAAGCCCGCGAGGAAACCCGCTGGGACATCCGCCTGACCGCCTTCATCGGCGCCTACCAATGGAGCGCGCCGGCGCTGGAGCCCGGCGGGAAGGCGCGCTATTACCTGCGCTTTGCGTTTGTCGGTGAGGCGCTCGGCGAAGATCCGTCGCGCACCCTCGACGACGGCATCGCCCGCGCGCTTTGGATGACCGCGGACGAGTTGGAACAGGCCTCGGATCGTCATCGCAGTCCGCTGGTATGGCGCACCGTCGCCGACTACCTCGCCGGGCAGCGGCATCCGCTCTCGCTGTTGCAGCAGGCGTGA
- the clpS gene encoding ATP-dependent Clp protease adapter ClpS has translation MPRHTETEHHHGTVAEVGRPELAPPPLYSVLLLNDDYTPMDFVVEVLMRFFPMTAENATQIMLHVHTRGRGVCGVFTRDVAESKVAQVNEFARLNQHPLLCTMERA, from the coding sequence ATGCCAAGACACACTGAAACCGAACATCACCACGGAACCGTCGCCGAGGTGGGCAGGCCCGAACTGGCCCCGCCGCCGCTGTACTCGGTGCTCCTGCTCAATGACGACTACACGCCGATGGATTTCGTGGTCGAGGTGCTGATGCGCTTTTTCCCGATGACCGCCGAGAACGCCACCCAGATCATGCTTCACGTGCATACCCGCGGCCGCGGGGTTTGCGGCGTTTTCACACGCGACGTGGCCGAATCCAAGGTAGCGCAGGTCAACGAGTTCGCCAGGCTGAACCAACACCCGTTGCTATGTACGATGGAACGGGCCTGA
- the clpA gene encoding ATP-dependent Clp protease ATP-binding subunit ClpA, which yields MFSKDLEYSIGQCYKRAREARHEYMTVEHLLLALLDNPSAESVLKACDADDHRLRSDLEEAIATSVSVLPDDLDRDTQPTLGFQRVLQRAVYHVQSSGKKEVTGANVLVAIFGEKDSHAVYFLNQQDIARLDVVNYLSHGIARHGDGEDSQPADGEARPAEAEGEGKADALSEFAVDLNQLARDGKIDPLVGRREEVERTIQVLCRRRKNNPLYVGEAGVGKTAIAEGLAKRIVDGDVPEVLADATIYALDLGALVAGTKYRGDFEKRLKAVLAQMKKIPEAILFIDEIHTIIGAGSASGGTMDASNLIKPALSSGDLRCIGSTTFQEYRGIFEKDRALARRFQKIDIVEPTPGETVEILHGLKPRYETHHGVTYNDDALQAAVDLSVKHIGDRLLPDKAIDVIDEAGARQRLLPEGQRKSQIDVDEIETIVAKMARIPARQVSATDKDVLRNLERNLKMVIFGQDPAIDSLTSAIKLSRSGLGNPDKPIGNFLFAGPTGVGKTEVTRQLALQLGIELVRFDMSEYMEPHSVSRLIGAPPGYVGFDQGGLLTEKIVKTPHCVLLLDEVEKAHPDIFNILLQVMDRGALTDTNGREANFRNVILVMTTNAGAALASRRTIGFTRQDHSSDAMEAIRKAFTPEFRNRLDAVVQFDALGFEHILRVVDKFLIELEAQLQEKGVTLSTTPEAREWLAQHGFDPQMGARPMARVIQDRIKRPLADELLFGKLMNGGRVSVEVKDDELVIDSRSEPEKLLPASVE from the coding sequence ATGTTCAGCAAAGATCTCGAGTACAGCATCGGCCAGTGCTACAAGCGCGCCCGTGAGGCCCGCCACGAGTACATGACGGTCGAACACCTGCTGTTGGCCCTGCTCGACAACCCCTCGGCCGAATCGGTCCTCAAGGCCTGCGACGCGGACGACCACCGTCTGCGCAGCGACCTGGAGGAAGCCATTGCCACCTCGGTCTCGGTACTCCCCGACGACCTCGACCGCGACACCCAGCCCACCCTGGGCTTCCAGCGCGTGCTGCAACGCGCCGTCTACCACGTGCAGTCCTCCGGCAAGAAGGAAGTGACCGGTGCCAACGTGCTGGTGGCGATCTTCGGCGAGAAGGATTCGCACGCCGTCTATTTCCTCAACCAGCAGGACATTGCCCGGCTGGACGTGGTCAATTACCTGTCCCACGGCATCGCCCGCCACGGCGACGGCGAGGACAGCCAGCCGGCCGATGGCGAAGCCCGCCCCGCGGAGGCCGAAGGCGAGGGCAAGGCCGACGCGCTGTCGGAGTTTGCCGTGGACCTCAACCAGCTGGCCCGCGACGGCAAGATCGATCCGCTGGTCGGCCGCCGCGAGGAAGTCGAGCGGACGATCCAGGTGCTGTGCCGGCGCCGCAAGAACAACCCGCTGTACGTGGGTGAGGCCGGCGTGGGCAAGACCGCGATCGCCGAAGGCCTGGCCAAGCGCATCGTCGACGGCGATGTTCCCGAAGTGCTCGCCGACGCCACCATCTACGCGCTGGACCTGGGCGCGCTGGTGGCCGGCACCAAGTACCGCGGCGACTTCGAGAAGCGCCTGAAGGCGGTCCTGGCGCAGATGAAGAAGATTCCCGAGGCGATCCTGTTCATCGATGAGATCCACACCATCATCGGTGCGGGGTCGGCATCGGGCGGCACCATGGATGCCAGCAACCTGATCAAGCCGGCGCTGTCGTCGGGCGACCTGCGTTGCATCGGGTCGACCACGTTCCAGGAATACCGCGGCATCTTCGAGAAGGACCGCGCCCTGGCGCGTCGCTTCCAGAAGATCGACATCGTCGAGCCGACCCCGGGCGAGACCGTCGAGATCCTGCACGGGCTCAAGCCGCGCTACGAGACCCACCACGGCGTCACCTACAACGATGACGCCCTGCAGGCGGCGGTGGACCTGTCGGTCAAGCACATCGGTGACCGTTTGCTGCCGGACAAGGCGATCGACGTGATCGACGAGGCCGGCGCGCGCCAGCGACTGCTCCCGGAGGGCCAGCGCAAGTCGCAGATCGATGTCGACGAGATCGAGACGATCGTCGCCAAGATGGCGCGCATTCCGGCGCGGCAGGTATCGGCCACCGACAAGGACGTGCTGCGCAACCTGGAGCGCAACCTGAAGATGGTGATCTTCGGGCAGGACCCGGCCATCGACTCGCTCACCTCGGCGATCAAGCTGTCGCGTTCGGGCCTCGGCAATCCCGACAAGCCGATCGGCAACTTCCTGTTCGCCGGCCCGACCGGCGTGGGCAAGACCGAGGTGACCCGCCAGCTGGCGTTGCAGCTGGGCATCGAACTGGTCCGCTTCGACATGTCCGAGTACATGGAGCCGCATTCGGTGTCGCGCCTGATCGGTGCGCCTCCGGGCTACGTGGGCTTCGACCAGGGCGGCCTGCTGACCGAGAAGATCGTCAAGACCCCCCACTGCGTGCTGCTGCTGGACGAGGTGGAGAAGGCCCATCCGGACATCTTCAACATCCTGCTGCAGGTCATGGACCGCGGGGCGCTGACCGACACCAACGGCCGCGAGGCGAACTTCCGCAACGTGATCCTGGTGATGACCACCAACGCCGGCGCCGCCCTGGCATCGCGACGGACCATCGGCTTCACCCGCCAGGACCACAGCTCCGACGCCATGGAAGCCATCCGCAAGGCGTTCACGCCGGAGTTCCGCAACCGCCTGGACGCGGTGGTGCAATTCGACGCACTGGGCTTCGAGCACATCCTGCGCGTGGTGGACAAGTTCCTGATCGAGCTGGAAGCCCAGCTGCAGGAGAAGGGCGTGACGCTGTCGACCACGCCGGAAGCGCGCGAGTGGCTGGCCCAGCACGGCTTCGACCCGCAGATGGGCGCGCGGCCGATGGCACGGGTGATCCAGGACAGGATCAAGCGCCCGCTGGCCGACGAGCTGCTGTTTGGCAAGCTGATGAACGGCGGCCGCGTCAGCGTGGAGGTCAAGGACGACGAGCTGGTGATCGACTCGCGCTCGGAGCCGGAGAAGTTGCTGCCGGCTTCGGTGGAGTAA
- the infA gene encoding translation initiation factor IF-1 yields MAKDDVIEFEGTVAETLPNTLFRVRLENGHEIIAHISGRMRKNYIRILTGDKVKVEMTPYDLTKGRITYRNK; encoded by the coding sequence ATGGCAAAAGACGACGTGATCGAATTCGAGGGCACGGTGGCGGAAACCCTTCCGAACACCCTGTTCCGCGTGCGCCTCGAAAACGGGCACGAGATCATCGCCCACATTTCAGGCCGGATGCGCAAGAACTACATCCGCATCCTGACCGGCGACAAGGTAAAAGTGGAGATGACCCCGTACGACCTCACCAAGGGGCGCATCACCTACCGCAACAAGTAA
- the aat gene encoding leucyl/phenylalanyl-tRNA--protein transferase — MPIYLPELPDDPAAPFPDPRTALREPDGLLAMGGDLSPARLLTAYASGIFPWYSEGQPLLWWSPDPRTVFRTNAVHLSRRFLRDLRRSTWTVTADTAFRRVIDACAQTPRAGQPGTWITPAMREAYHALHALGFAHSIEVWDGATLVGGLYGVAIGRMFFGESMFSAAPGGSKTALAALAHQLDLRGWPLIDAQIENAHLVSLGAESWPRDRFLDVARALAAEPGEPGHWRDRFGRLAARSLAGGGDKTTATAIPIGRAT; from the coding sequence ATGCCGATCTATCTTCCTGAGCTACCGGACGATCCCGCCGCGCCCTTTCCGGATCCGCGCACCGCCCTGCGCGAACCGGACGGCTTGCTGGCGATGGGCGGCGACCTGTCCCCAGCGCGTCTCTTGACCGCGTATGCCAGCGGGATCTTCCCCTGGTATTCCGAAGGCCAGCCGTTGCTCTGGTGGTCGCCGGACCCGCGCACCGTTTTCCGCACCAACGCGGTGCACCTTTCCAGACGGTTCCTTCGTGATCTTCGGCGCTCCACATGGACGGTCACCGCCGACACCGCGTTCCGGCGGGTCATCGACGCCTGCGCGCAGACGCCCCGCGCCGGCCAGCCGGGCACCTGGATCACTCCCGCCATGCGTGAGGCGTACCACGCGCTGCACGCGCTGGGGTTCGCGCACTCCATCGAGGTCTGGGACGGCGCTACATTGGTCGGCGGACTGTACGGCGTGGCGATCGGCAGGATGTTTTTCGGCGAGAGCATGTTCAGCGCCGCGCCCGGTGGATCCAAGACCGCATTGGCCGCCCTCGCCCATCAGCTGGACCTGCGCGGCTGGCCGTTGATCGACGCGCAGATCGAGAATGCACACCTGGTGTCGCTGGGTGCCGAGTCGTGGCCGCGCGACCGGTTTCTGGATGTTGCTCGCGCGCTGGCCGCCGAACCGGGTGAGCCCGGTCACTGGCGTGATCGCTTCGGTCGCCTCGCGGCCAGGAGCCTGGCGGGCGGCGGCGACAAGACGACGGCGACCGCGATCCCGATCGGGCGCGCCACGTGA
- a CDS encoding GNAT family N-acetyltransferase has protein sequence MSALLARTVARLDEIEPAAWDRLHDGSNPFVRHAFLAGLERHGCIQAEWGWTPRHLTLWRDGTLVAAAPGYLKENSHGEFVFDHAWARAYASQGLAYFPKHLYAVPYSPVTGPRLLAAGDAGLERALVDAMADDAARMGNSSAHVNFHPAGQQGAFEDAETSSQWLARIDVQYHWTNHGDWEDFAGFLGALSHKRRKNIRQERARVAAAGVSFRIVDGTSATAEDLRRIHGFYLQTFAEYGNHPALTLPFLHHLAETIPESIVLFFAERGGRPIAGALCLRGGDTLYGRYWGSIEDLPGLHFETCYYQGIEYCLRKGLSRFEPGAQGEHKLARGFLPVFVHSRHWIAEPVFREALRPWCAHEAESVRSYARTLSAHSPFKQAEPGQAADADLSS, from the coding sequence ATGAGCGCCCTGCTCGCTCGCACGGTCGCCCGGCTGGATGAGATAGAGCCTGCAGCGTGGGACCGGCTGCACGACGGCAGCAATCCGTTCGTACGCCACGCCTTCCTCGCCGGCCTGGAACGGCACGGCTGCATTCAGGCCGAATGGGGCTGGACGCCCAGGCACCTGACCCTGTGGCGCGACGGCACGCTGGTGGCCGCCGCGCCGGGCTATCTGAAAGAGAACTCGCACGGCGAGTTCGTGTTCGACCACGCCTGGGCCCGCGCCTACGCATCGCAGGGACTGGCGTACTTCCCCAAGCATCTTTACGCGGTGCCCTACTCCCCGGTCACCGGCCCGCGCCTGCTGGCGGCTGGCGATGCCGGGCTTGAGCGGGCACTGGTTGATGCGATGGCCGACGATGCGGCGCGTATGGGTAACTCCTCGGCGCACGTCAATTTCCACCCGGCGGGCCAGCAGGGAGCATTCGAGGACGCCGAAACCAGCAGCCAATGGCTGGCCCGCATCGACGTCCAGTACCACTGGACTAACCACGGCGACTGGGAGGACTTTGCCGGCTTCCTGGGCGCGCTCAGCCACAAGCGTCGCAAGAATATCCGCCAGGAACGCGCCCGCGTTGCCGCCGCCGGGGTGAGCTTCCGGATCGTCGATGGCACGAGCGCGACGGCGGAAGACCTGCGCCGGATCCATGGCTTCTACCTGCAGACATTCGCCGAATACGGCAACCACCCGGCCTTGACGCTGCCCTTCCTGCACCATCTCGCCGAGACGATTCCCGAGTCGATCGTCCTGTTCTTCGCCGAGCGCGGGGGCCGGCCCATCGCAGGCGCGCTATGCCTGCGTGGCGGCGACACGCTGTACGGGCGCTACTGGGGCTCGATCGAAGACCTGCCTGGCCTGCACTTCGAAACCTGCTACTACCAGGGCATCGAATACTGCCTGCGCAAAGGCCTCTCGCGCTTTGAACCCGGCGCGCAGGGCGAGCACAAGCTGGCGCGCGGCTTTCTGCCCGTGTTCGTGCACAGCCGCCATTGGATCGCCGAACCGGTGTTTCGTGAGGCCCTGCGGCCCTGGTGCGCCCACGAGGCCGAATCGGTGCGCAGCTACGCGCGCACGCTGTCGGCGCATTCCCCGTTCAAGCAGGCCGAGCCCGGGCAGGCAGCCGATGCCGATCTATCTTCCTGA
- the trxB gene encoding thioredoxin-disulfide reductase produces MTPNKHARLIILGSGPAGWTSAVYAARANLKPLLITGMQMGGQLMTTTDVDNWPGDAHGLQGPDLMSRMQAHAERFDTEVVFDHIHSADLSRRPFRLIGDSGEYTCDALVIATGASAKYLGLESETKYMGKGVSACATCDGFFYKEQEVAVIGGGNTAVEEALYLSNIARKVYLVHRRDTLRAEKILQDKLFAKAQAGKIELVWDHAVEEVLGDDSGVTGMRLRSTKGDQSVREIQVNGFFVAIGHTPNTSLFEGQLEMNSGYLQIESGLAGNATQTSVPGVFAAGDVADQVYRQAITSAGFGCMAALDAERFLDLES; encoded by the coding sequence ATGACCCCAAACAAACACGCCCGCCTCATCATCCTGGGCTCCGGCCCTGCGGGCTGGACTTCCGCGGTGTACGCCGCGCGCGCCAACCTCAAACCGCTGCTGATCACGGGCATGCAGATGGGCGGTCAGCTGATGACCACCACTGACGTGGACAACTGGCCCGGCGACGCCCACGGCCTGCAGGGCCCCGACCTGATGTCGCGCATGCAGGCGCACGCCGAGCGCTTCGACACCGAGGTGGTGTTCGACCACATCCACTCGGCCGACCTGTCGCGCCGCCCGTTCCGCCTGATCGGCGACAGCGGCGAGTACACCTGCGACGCGTTGGTCATCGCCACCGGCGCCAGCGCCAAATACCTGGGCCTGGAGTCGGAGACCAAGTACATGGGCAAGGGCGTGTCCGCCTGCGCGACCTGTGATGGCTTCTTCTACAAGGAGCAGGAAGTGGCGGTCATCGGCGGCGGCAACACGGCCGTCGAGGAGGCCCTGTACCTGTCCAACATCGCCCGCAAGGTCTATCTGGTGCATCGCCGCGACACACTGCGCGCGGAGAAGATCCTGCAGGACAAGCTGTTCGCCAAGGCCCAGGCGGGCAAGATCGAACTGGTCTGGGACCATGCGGTGGAGGAAGTGCTCGGCGACGACTCCGGCGTGACCGGCATGCGCCTTCGCTCCACCAAGGGTGACCAGAGCGTCCGCGAGATCCAGGTCAACGGCTTCTTCGTGGCGATTGGCCACACCCCCAACACCTCGTTGTTCGAAGGCCAGCTGGAAATGAACAGCGGCTACCTGCAGATCGAGTCGGGCCTGGCCGGCAACGCGACGCAGACCTCGGTGCCCGGCGTGTTCGCCGCCGGCGATGTGGCCGACCAGGTCTACCGCCAGGCGATCACCTCGGCCGGCTTCGGCTGCATGGCCGCGCTGGACGCCGAGCGTTTCCTCGACCTGGAAAGCTGA
- a CDS encoding DNA translocase FtsK → MAQASAASRKKKAPLSPGAAKTPSPGRQRLMRDIAMIVIAPVLLYLVASLFTYSPTDPGWSQSVSVTAPISNWGGYFGAWTASVLLALCGYVAFLLPVMLGLVAWIALFGMDTDGDGEADLGPALRLVGIVGFLVSATGLLQLRIGPVADFSAGAGGILGKLVGDSLYKGFGPVGGNLFLLALLLVSVTLATGISWLAVMDRIGQGVMRLGPVLGGLFRRGSKQASEWQHTRALREEREEVRKVDTELRAKRAPVRIEPPAPAAVERSDRAHREQQIPLLNVSDGSGIPPLSLLDDPKPQPKGYNSETLETLSRQIEFKLKDFRIDATVVGAYPGPVITRFEIEPAPGIKVSQISSLDKDIARGLSVKAVRVVDVIPGKAVIGLETPNDKREMIYLSELLRSKEYDKSSSPLTIALGKDIGGRPTVADLARMPHLLVAGTTGSGKSVGVNAMVLSLLYKASAKDVRMLMIDPKMLELSVYEGIPHLLAPVVTDMKEAANALRWCVAEMERRYKLMSAVGVRNLAGFNKKVRDAIDAGQPMSDPLFKPNPEIDEVAPLLEPLPFIVIFIDEFADMMMIVGKKVEELIARLAQKSRAAGIHLILATQRPSVDVITGLIKANIPTRIAFQVSSKIDSRTILDQSGAETLLGNGDMLYLPPGTAMPERVHGAFVSDDEVHRVVEFLKQTGGGPDYITGVLEDVQTMGDGVVVGAGGLPETVSSGDESDPLYDEAVRVVTETRRASISGVQRRLKIGYNRAARLVEAMEAAGIVSPQEHNGDRSVLAPPPPRD, encoded by the coding sequence GTGGCGCAAGCGTCTGCTGCATCCCGGAAAAAGAAAGCCCCATTGAGTCCCGGCGCTGCGAAAACGCCTTCGCCGGGCCGCCAGCGGCTGATGCGGGATATCGCGATGATCGTGATCGCGCCGGTCCTGCTGTATCTGGTCGCCAGCCTGTTCACCTATTCGCCCACCGACCCGGGCTGGTCGCAGTCGGTCAGCGTGACGGCGCCGATAAGCAACTGGGGCGGCTACTTCGGCGCGTGGACGGCGAGTGTGTTGCTCGCCCTATGCGGTTATGTGGCGTTCCTTCTGCCGGTGATGCTGGGCCTGGTCGCCTGGATTGCCCTGTTCGGGATGGATACCGACGGCGACGGCGAGGCCGACCTCGGTCCCGCGCTTCGCCTGGTCGGTATCGTCGGCTTCCTGGTCTCGGCGACCGGATTGCTGCAGCTGCGCATCGGCCCGGTGGCCGACTTTTCGGCCGGCGCCGGCGGCATCCTGGGCAAGCTCGTGGGGGACTCGCTGTACAAGGGCTTCGGGCCGGTCGGCGGCAACCTGTTCCTGCTGGCCTTGCTGCTGGTCTCGGTAACCCTTGCCACCGGCATCTCCTGGCTGGCTGTGATGGATCGCATCGGGCAGGGCGTGATGCGCCTGGGGCCCGTGCTGGGCGGCTTGTTCCGGCGCGGCAGCAAACAGGCCAGCGAGTGGCAGCACACCCGGGCGCTGCGCGAGGAGCGCGAGGAGGTCCGCAAGGTCGATACCGAGCTGCGGGCAAAACGTGCGCCGGTCAGGATCGAGCCGCCCGCGCCGGCGGCCGTGGAGCGCAGCGACCGCGCCCACCGCGAGCAGCAGATCCCGTTGCTCAACGTCAGCGATGGCAGCGGAATACCGCCTTTGTCGCTGCTGGACGACCCCAAGCCGCAGCCCAAGGGCTACAACTCCGAGACGCTGGAGACCCTGTCGCGGCAGATCGAGTTCAAGCTCAAGGATTTCCGCATCGATGCGACCGTGGTCGGCGCCTATCCGGGGCCGGTGATCACGCGCTTCGAGATCGAGCCGGCGCCCGGGATCAAGGTCAGCCAGATCAGCTCGCTGGACAAGGATATTGCACGCGGGCTGTCGGTGAAGGCCGTCCGCGTGGTCGACGTGATTCCGGGCAAGGCGGTGATCGGCCTGGAAACGCCGAACGACAAGCGCGAGATGATCTACCTCTCCGAGCTGCTGCGTTCCAAGGAATACGACAAGTCCTCCAGTCCGCTGACCATCGCACTGGGCAAGGACATCGGTGGTCGTCCGACGGTGGCGGACCTGGCGCGCATGCCGCACCTGCTGGTCGCCGGCACCACCGGCTCGGGCAAGTCGGTCGGCGTCAATGCCATGGTGTTGAGCCTGCTCTACAAGGCGTCGGCGAAAGACGTGCGGATGCTGATGATCGACCCGAAGATGCTGGAACTCTCGGTCTACGAGGGCATTCCGCATCTGCTGGCGCCGGTGGTTACCGACATGAAGGAGGCGGCCAACGCGCTGCGCTGGTGCGTGGCCGAGATGGAGCGACGCTACAAGCTGATGAGCGCGGTCGGCGTGCGCAACCTGGCGGGCTTCAACAAGAAGGTGCGCGACGCGATCGACGCCGGCCAGCCGATGAGCGACCCGCTGTTCAAGCCGAATCCGGAAATCGACGAAGTGGCACCGCTTTTGGAACCGCTCCCGTTCATCGTGATCTTCATCGACGAATTCGCCGACATGATGATGATCGTCGGCAAGAAAGTGGAGGAGCTGATCGCCCGTCTGGCGCAGAAGTCCCGCGCTGCCGGCATCCACCTGATCCTGGCCACGCAGCGGCCGTCGGTGGACGTCATCACCGGGCTGATCAAGGCCAACATCCCGACCCGGATCGCCTTCCAGGTGTCGAGCAAGATCGACTCCCGCACCATCCTTGACCAGTCCGGCGCGGAAACGCTGCTGGGCAATGGCGACATGCTCTACCTCCCGCCGGGCACCGCGATGCCCGAGCGCGTGCACGGTGCGTTCGTGTCCGACGACGAGGTGCATCGCGTGGTCGAGTTCCTCAAACAGACCGGCGGCGGGCCCGATTACATCACCGGCGTGCTGGAGGACGTCCAGACCATGGGCGACGGCGTGGTGGTGGGTGCCGGCGGCCTGCCGGAAACCGTCAGCAGCGGCGACGAATCCGACCCGCTGTACGACGAGGCGGTCCGCGTGGTCACCGAGACGAGGAGGGCGTCGATCTCGGGCGTGCAGCGGCGTCTCAAGATCGGCTACAACCGCGCCGCGCGGCTGGTCGAGGCGATGGAGGCGGCCGGCATCGTCAGCCCGCAGGAACACAACGGCGACCGCAGCGTACTGGCGCCGCCGCCACCGCGGGACTGA
- the lolA gene encoding outer membrane lipoprotein chaperone LolA, with amino-acid sequence MNPMIRWGTGLLLGAFVAGSALAGARDDLSQFTSGLTGLDGSFTQQVYDAGGKLKETSTGKVQLSVPHLFRWEYVKPHPQLIVADGKKVWIFDPDLEQVTVRSQGAEEQSSPLSALFEPAKLDQRFVARETGKADGLDWLSLAPRSDEEASFRTARLGFADAKLVRMEVEDAVGQRTRIEFGAWKRNPDFAASTFKYTPPKGVDVIGEG; translated from the coding sequence ATGAACCCGATGATTCGCTGGGGTACCGGATTGCTGCTGGGCGCGTTTGTCGCCGGCAGCGCGCTTGCGGGCGCACGCGATGATCTCTCGCAATTCACCAGTGGGCTGACCGGGCTGGATGGCTCTTTCACCCAGCAGGTGTATGACGCTGGCGGCAAGCTGAAGGAGACCTCCACCGGCAAGGTCCAGCTGTCGGTTCCGCACCTGTTCCGCTGGGAGTACGTCAAACCGCATCCGCAGCTGATCGTCGCCGACGGCAAGAAGGTGTGGATCTTCGATCCTGACCTGGAGCAGGTGACCGTGCGTTCCCAGGGCGCCGAGGAGCAGAGCAGCCCGCTTTCCGCATTGTTTGAGCCGGCCAAGCTGGACCAGCGATTCGTCGCCAGGGAAACCGGCAAGGCGGACGGCCTGGACTGGCTCAGCCTGGCCCCCAGGAGCGACGAGGAGGCCAGCTTCCGCACCGCACGCCTGGGCTTTGCCGACGCCAAGCTGGTCCGCATGGAGGTGGAGGACGCCGTCGGCCAGCGCACCCGCATCGAGTTCGGCGCGTGGAAGCGCAATCCCGACTTCGCCGCGTCCACCTTCAAATACACGCCGCCCAAGGGCGTGGACGTGATCGGCGAAGGCTGA
- a CDS encoding replication-associated recombination protein A, translating into MPRSRAAGTDASLTPDLLSVDNSALRPLAERMRPASLDEMVGQRRLLAPESALRRAVESGHAHSMILWGPPGCGKTTFALLLAQYTDAEFRAISAVLSGLPEVRKVLAEAAQRFAEGRRTVLFVDEVHRFNKTQQDAFLPHIERGTILFVGATTENPSFELNSALLSRCRVHVMDAVSADDIAIALRRALDDADRGLGGQHLKVTDEALLQIAGAADGDVRRGLTLLEIAAELALGEEGEITPATLAQVLADRTRRFDKGGEQFYDQISALHKSVRSSNPDAALYWFARMMDGGCDPAYLARRLTRMATEDIGLADPRAQQMAIDAWDTYDRLGSPEGDLALAQLVIYLASTAKSNAVYTAWNAARRDVREHGTQEVPMHLRNAPTKLMKELGYAKGYQYDHDAADGIALEQTGFPDAMGEQVYYRPVERGMEIKLKEKIDQIRAARIVAQKKAR; encoded by the coding sequence TTGCCCAGATCGCGCGCCGCCGGTACCGATGCGTCCCTGACGCCTGATCTGCTGAGCGTGGACAACAGCGCGCTGCGCCCGCTCGCCGAGCGCATGCGGCCGGCGTCGCTGGACGAGATGGTCGGCCAGCGACGCCTGCTGGCACCCGAGTCGGCACTGCGGCGCGCGGTGGAATCCGGCCACGCCCACTCGATGATCCTGTGGGGACCGCCGGGCTGCGGAAAGACCACCTTCGCGTTGCTGCTGGCCCAGTACACGGATGCCGAATTCCGGGCGATATCGGCGGTGCTGTCCGGCCTGCCGGAAGTCCGCAAGGTGCTGGCGGAGGCGGCGCAGCGATTCGCCGAAGGCCGGCGAACGGTGCTCTTCGTCGACGAGGTGCACCGCTTCAACAAGACCCAGCAGGACGCGTTCCTGCCGCACATCGAGCGCGGCACGATCCTGTTTGTTGGTGCGACGACCGAGAACCCCTCGTTCGAACTGAATTCCGCGCTGCTGTCACGCTGCCGCGTGCACGTCATGGACGCGGTTTCCGCCGACGACATCGCCATCGCACTGCGCCGCGCGCTGGACGACGCCGACCGCGGACTCGGCGGGCAGCACCTGAAAGTCACCGACGAGGCATTGCTGCAGATTGCCGGCGCGGCGGATGGCGATGTACGCCGCGGATTGACGCTGCTGGAGATCGCCGCCGAGCTGGCTCTGGGTGAGGAGGGCGAGATCACCCCGGCGACGCTGGCGCAGGTCCTCGCCGACAGGACCCGCCGCTTCGACAAGGGTGGCGAGCAGTTCTACGACCAGATATCGGCCCTGCACAAATCGGTGCGCAGCTCCAATCCCGACGCCGCGCTGTACTGGTTCGCGCGGATGATGGACGGCGGTTGCGATCCGGCCTACCTGGCCCGCCGGCTGACGCGGATGGCGACCGAGGACATCGGCCTGGCCGATCCGCGCGCCCAGCAGATGGCGATCGACGCCTGGGACACCTACGACCGCCTGGGCAGCCCGGAGGGCGACCTGGCGCTGGCCCAACTGGTGATCTACCTGGCCAGCACCGCCAAATCCAATGCTGTCTATACCGCCTGGAATGCCGCCCGACGCGACGTGCGCGAGCACGGCACACAGGAGGTGCCGATGCATCTGCGCAACGCGCCCACCAAGCTGATGAAGGAACTGGGCTACGCCAAGGGCTATCAGTACGACCATGATGCGGCCGACGGCATCGCACTGGAGCAGACCGGATTTCCCGATGCGATGGGCGAGCAGGTCTACTACCGACCGGTCGAGCGGGGTATGGAAATCAAACTGAAGGAAAAGATCGACCAGATCCGCGCGGCGCGGATAGTGGCGCAGAAAAAAGCACGCTGA